The stretch of DNA GAGGCTGGAGACGGATCACCTGTTCCCACGCAGCTGCCAACTCACCGAAAAGGCCGTTCCCGAGTTCCCGGAGGAGCAGCAGCTCGATCTCGGTGATCGTCGTCGCCGTGAAAGGCGGGCGCTCCTCGCCGGCACCCCCGAGCATGCGGTCGACGAGGCGCGAAGCAGTCGCGAAGTCGATTTCCAAAACGATGCGGCCGACGAGCGGCTCGAGCTCAGCTATGCAGAGGACGACCTGTGAAGGCAGGCGATCCAGGTAATCGCCGAGCGTCGTCTGCTCGATTGGACCCAGTTCGCAGTGAACCGCCGAGCGGACCTGGGCAGAGAGATAGTTGGAGGCGAAACGGTCGAAGGCTTCGTGGATGCTCTGGATGGACCGGATATGGTCTTTGGAGAACTTATCCGGACGACGGAAATCGTAGGGAATCGGCTTGCCGCGTTCGCGGCGAGCGGCTCGTGTCGTCGGTCGGGTACGACTGAGCGACATGCGAGCCTCCTCACTGGATCACGAACTGCGTGAGATAAACCTCGGTAATTTTGTAGTCACCGAAAGCTGGCTGGAGCTTCTCGCGGAGTTCGTCCTTGAGGTGTTCTTTCCCTTCGAGTGTCGCGAGTTCGTCGACGGTCTTGGACGTAAGCACCATCGTCAAGGTGTCCTGGATTTTGGGCCAGGAGTGCTCCAGCTCAGCGCGCAGCGGATCGGTGCTGCCACCGCCACCACCATGACCGCCGCCTCCGCCTGCGGCGGTGAGACGCTCGTAGGTTTTCTGGTCGACGGCGACTTCCACGACGATCTCCGTCTTGAGATAGCGATAGCCACCGGGGTCAGCCAGGTTGACGATCCGCTCGCCGAGCGAGACGGTGAGATGCTGCTCGGCCGGTGCTGCCGACTTCCCCCCGTCCCCGGACTGGTTGATCGTGATGTTGAGGACGAAGGGCGCTGCACCGGCGCCACCGAGGAGAAAGAAACCGGCACCAGCGACCACCAGAACGAGCGGAATCACGAGCAGCAGAAGTCGTTTTGAGAGTAACCGCTTGATCATCCCCGTCTCCCTCGATCACGGGCCGCCGAGTGTCGGCTGGACGATCACGATATCGACTCGCCGGTTCTTGCGTCGTCCTTCCACCGTTTCGTTGGAGGCCCGAGGCCGAAACTCGCCATAGCCAGCGGCACTGAGGCGTTGGGGCGGCAAGCCAGCCACATCGGTGAGATACCGCACCGTGTTGACGGCACGCATAGCCGAAAGCTCCCAATTGTCCGGGTACGAGCCGGGCGGAGGCGGAGTACTGTCAGTATGCCCCTCGACGCGGATCGGGTTCGGCAAAGGCTCGATGATGGCCGCGATCCCGTCCAACACGCGCTGGGCCTCGGGACGGAGCTCGGCCTGTCCGGGTGGAAAGAGGATCGCATCGGAGAGATGGATGACGATCCCTTCGCTCGTCAGCTCGACCTCCGCACCCTGCCGGTCGAGGCCGAGCCGAGTGAAGAGGGAAGCCACTTGCGCGCGGACACTCAGGTACGCATTGAAGCGGGGATCCTGCTCGAGAGGCGTGACCATCGACTGGCCAGGTGGTGGAGCAGTGAGCACATCTAGATTGAAGGCAGCCCGTAACGAACTAGCCACCTGACGGAACTTGGCCAGGTCGGCCTGCGAGATCGAGTACATGACGACGAAGAAGATGAGCAACAGCGTGATGAGATCGGCATAGGTGATGAGCCAGCGCTCCAGGTTCTCGTGCTCGCCTTCATGATGCCGCTGGCGTCGAGCCATGGCCGATCACTCCCCACCCGGCGCCA from Thermomicrobium roseum DSM 5159 encodes:
- a CDS encoding flagellar basal body-associated FliL family protein, producing the protein MIKRLLSKRLLLLVIPLVLVVAGAGFFLLGGAGAAPFVLNITINQSGDGGKSAAPAEQHLTVSLGERIVNLADPGGYRYLKTEIVVEVAVDQKTYERLTAAGGGGGHGGGGGSTDPLRAELEHSWPKIQDTLTMVLTSKTVDELATLEGKEHLKDELREKLQPAFGDYKITEVYLTQFVIQ
- a CDS encoding OmpA/MotB family protein, with protein sequence MARRQRHHEGEHENLERWLITYADLITLLLIFFVVMYSISQADLAKFRQVASSLRAAFNLDVLTAPPPGQSMVTPLEQDPRFNAYLSVRAQVASLFTRLGLDRQGAEVELTSEGIVIHLSDAILFPPGQAELRPEAQRVLDGIAAIIEPLPNPIRVEGHTDSTPPPPGSYPDNWELSAMRAVNTVRYLTDVAGLPPQRLSAAGYGEFRPRASNETVEGRRKNRRVDIVIVQPTLGGP